The following are encoded in a window of Bacillus xiapuensis genomic DNA:
- a CDS encoding L-cystine transporter: MESALIILNIAALLILVGVLYVMQKKHVSFSKRVFTALGIGILFGLGLQLIYGLDSETLQQSVPWFDIIGTGYVKLLQMVVMPLVFISIVSAFTKMTITSNLGKISMLIIGILVGTTGVAAAVGIGTSLGFGLEAMQIDEGQAEQMRGQEMEQKYSEIEGQTFPQKVLELLPANPFLDFTGQRGTSTIAVVIFAAFVGIAYLGIKRKEPEQAAVFKKIIDAIYSIVMRIVTLVLRLTPYGVLAIMARTVATSNFSEIAKLGEFVLASYVALAVVFIIHLLIILISGLSPVTYVKKVFPVLAFAFSSRSSAGTLPLNIQAQKNALGVPEGIANFAGSFGLSIGQNGCAGVYPAMLAVMIAPTVGIDPLSPSFIFTVIAVVAISSFGVAGVGGGATFAAILVLSTLNLPVALAGLLISIEPLIDMARTAVNVSGSMTAGVVTSRVTKDLDIKKYKQPQDEAIYHG; the protein is encoded by the coding sequence ATGGAATCAGCTCTTATTATTTTAAATATAGCCGCCCTTTTGATCTTAGTAGGCGTTTTATATGTTATGCAAAAGAAGCACGTGTCCTTTTCTAAGCGTGTTTTTACGGCCTTAGGTATTGGAATTCTTTTCGGGTTAGGGCTGCAGCTTATTTATGGATTGGATTCTGAGACGCTGCAGCAATCCGTTCCATGGTTTGATATTATCGGAACAGGATATGTCAAACTGCTGCAAATGGTCGTTATGCCTCTGGTTTTTATTTCGATTGTTTCCGCATTTACGAAGATGACCATCACGAGCAACTTAGGGAAAATTTCCATGCTGATTATTGGCATACTAGTGGGAACAACAGGGGTTGCTGCCGCTGTAGGAATCGGCACTTCATTAGGGTTTGGTCTTGAAGCGATGCAGATAGATGAAGGCCAGGCCGAGCAGATGAGAGGCCAGGAAATGGAGCAGAAGTATTCAGAAATAGAAGGCCAGACATTCCCGCAGAAAGTGCTTGAACTGCTTCCTGCTAATCCGTTTCTTGACTTTACAGGACAGCGGGGAACATCAACGATCGCTGTTGTTATCTTTGCCGCCTTTGTGGGAATCGCTTATCTAGGAATCAAGAGAAAAGAGCCTGAACAAGCTGCGGTATTCAAGAAGATAATAGATGCTATATACAGCATCGTCATGAGAATTGTGACACTCGTGCTCCGCTTAACGCCATATGGTGTTTTAGCGATTATGGCCAGAACCGTTGCAACAAGCAATTTTTCAGAGATCGCCAAGCTTGGAGAATTTGTGCTCGCATCGTATGTCGCCCTAGCTGTCGTATTTATTATTCATTTGCTCATTATTTTAATCTCTGGCTTAAGCCCGGTTACTTACGTGAAAAAAGTATTCCCTGTTCTAGCATTCGCCTTCTCTTCCCGGTCTAGTGCTGGAACACTGCCGCTTAATATTCAAGCGCAAAAGAATGCGCTCGGTGTTCCTGAAGGGATCGCAAACTTCGCGGGCTCCTTTGGATTATCCATCGGCCAAAATGGATGTGCCGGTGTGTACCCGGCGATGCTTGCCGTCATGATTGCTCCGACGGTTGGAATTGATCCTTTATCGCCATCCTTTATTTTTACGGTCATTGCCGTCGTTGCCATCAGCTCGTTCGGAGTAGCTGGAGTAGGCGGAGGAGCAACATTTGCTGCCATTCTCGTTCTTTCTACGTTAAATCTTCCGGTGGCGCTGGCAGGTTTATTAATATCGATAGAGCCTTTAATTGATATGGCGCGCACGGCTGTCAATGTCAGCGGAAGTATGACAGCTGGCGTGGTTACCAGTCGCGTCACGAAGGATTTGGATATAAAGAAGTATAAACAGCCGCAGGATGAAGCCATCTATCATGGATAA
- a CDS encoding Lmo0850 family protein yields MGNDHDKVMKMIDRIAQLGVKVSKTKSRIEVLNSLKSYQGQTEYAKP; encoded by the coding sequence ATGGGTAATGATCATGATAAAGTAATGAAAATGATAGACCGGATCGCTCAATTAGGAGTAAAAGTATCCAAGACTAAATCCCGTATTGAAGTACTGAACTCTTTAAAAAGTTATCAAGGACAGACAGAATACGCTAAGCCCTAA
- a CDS encoding CPBP family intramembrane glutamic endopeptidase: MIDIIIREGSESRMKKLICTVLKTGIFFVGWAILISFTPDIQTHNQAFLRLWWEFSPLVVIVLLSVIFVFVVEKGKVKIPLASRIFKNSLIGIVIGILWLGSVVAVLLFTKTMNIQSQNDIDYIWIWILASLFNVVMQELLVRGYLYQLWKRKYNVLVATVLTTILFTSMHGGAFEAGILPVLNVVSMSVFITLLLEYTGTIIAPIIAHFIWNLVGAIILGGISVASDYPNLLDSTFQGNSLISGGIYKIEGSIIVLVVNLILITYLFVSRRRVAPNYK; this comes from the coding sequence ATGATTGATATCATAATTAGAGAGGGATCAGAATCAAGAATGAAAAAGTTGATATGTACAGTTTTAAAAACAGGTATCTTTTTTGTTGGATGGGCAATTTTAATTTCTTTTACGCCTGATATACAAACACATAATCAGGCATTTTTACGATTATGGTGGGAATTTTCACCACTTGTTGTAATTGTTTTACTTTCTGTTATTTTCGTTTTCGTTGTGGAAAAAGGTAAAGTTAAGATTCCCTTAGCTTCAAGAATCTTTAAAAATTCTCTAATAGGTATCGTAATAGGGATCTTGTGGTTGGGGAGTGTGGTAGCTGTCCTTTTATTTACAAAAACAATGAATATACAGAGTCAAAATGATATTGACTACATATGGATTTGGATCTTGGCATCATTATTTAATGTTGTAATGCAAGAATTATTGGTTAGAGGCTATTTGTATCAATTATGGAAGCGAAAATATAATGTTTTAGTGGCAACTGTTTTAACGACTATACTATTCACTTCGATGCACGGTGGAGCATTTGAAGCAGGTATTTTACCAGTATTAAATGTTGTTTCAATGAGTGTATTTATAACATTATTATTGGAATATACAGGAACAATCATAGCACCCATAATTGCTCACTTTATTTGGAATTTAGTTGGAGCAATTATATTGGGGGGCATTTCCGTGGCTAGTGATTATCCAAATCTTTTAGACAGTACGTTTCAAGGAAATTCATTAATCTCAGGTGGCATCTATAAAATTGAGGGCAGCATTATCGTCTTAGTGGTTAATTTAATTTTAATTACCTACTTGTTCGTATCAAGAAGAAGAGTAGCCCCGAATTACAAATAA
- a CDS encoding MGDG synthase family glycosyltransferase → MKILLLPLFRMPSGHHKAAEAIVGHLSNIEEEAEVKTIDFLSHFHSTLEAVISNIYLKWISRRPESYSKFYNTFMYSKKVKDKRLPSLCFWHKYFEWRLANYIKQENPDFIICTHCYPSKLLNSLKQKGKVNVPVVNVYTDFFLNDVWGKEHIDYHFVPHQEAKEQLIKQYGLESKQIFVTGIPVHPSFYEQQDNPKDRYILIAGGNSGLGHLTSLLERLAAEPGHYSYKVLCGNNKKLYNWILTLQQDKIEPIGYTSCRKKMNQYYEEAAAIVTKPGGITITEVLEKSLPIFILGALPGQEEINMRYLKKHQLIYELNLQKPIEAQIRQVIDNEMEKNKWLKRLLCYQLEKDSSIESSLLSMLEDNESSYVSANRKSAPI, encoded by the coding sequence ATGAAGATTTTACTACTTCCACTTTTCCGAATGCCTTCAGGTCACCATAAAGCGGCTGAAGCCATCGTTGGCCATTTGTCAAATATCGAAGAAGAGGCTGAAGTTAAAACGATTGATTTTCTGAGCCATTTCCACAGTACGCTGGAAGCTGTAATTTCTAATATATACTTAAAGTGGATCAGTCGGCGTCCCGAATCCTACAGTAAATTTTATAATACATTTATGTATTCGAAAAAAGTGAAAGATAAACGCCTTCCGTCTCTTTGCTTTTGGCATAAATATTTCGAATGGCGGCTGGCGAACTATATTAAACAAGAAAATCCGGATTTCATTATTTGCACTCATTGCTATCCTTCGAAATTGCTGAACAGTCTAAAGCAAAAAGGAAAAGTGAACGTGCCTGTTGTGAATGTATACACCGACTTTTTCTTGAATGATGTGTGGGGAAAAGAGCATATCGACTATCATTTCGTCCCTCATCAAGAGGCAAAGGAACAGCTGATCAAGCAATACGGACTGGAATCGAAGCAGATTTTTGTAACAGGAATTCCTGTCCACCCTTCGTTTTACGAGCAGCAAGACAATCCAAAGGACCGATATATCCTAATCGCTGGCGGCAATAGCGGCCTGGGCCATTTAACATCCCTGCTTGAGCGATTAGCTGCTGAGCCCGGCCATTACTCTTATAAAGTGCTCTGCGGCAACAACAAAAAACTGTATAACTGGATTCTCACTCTTCAGCAAGACAAAATTGAACCCATTGGTTACACGAGCTGCCGCAAGAAAATGAATCAATACTACGAGGAAGCTGCTGCCATTGTTACAAAACCTGGGGGCATTACCATTACCGAAGTGCTTGAGAAATCATTGCCGATCTTCATTCTTGGTGCTTTGCCGGGCCAAGAAGAAATCAATATGCGCTATTTGAAAAAGCATCAATTGATTTATGAATTAAACTTACAAAAGCCTATAGAAGCCCAAATCCGTCAAGTGATTGACAATGAGATGGAGAAAAATAAATGGCTCAAGCGACTGCTTTGTTACCAATTGGAAAAGGATTCCTCAATCGAAAGCAGCTTACTGTCGATGCTGGAAGATAACGAAAGTTCCTATGTCTCGGCAAACAGAAAATCAGCGCCTATCTAG
- a CDS encoding DedA family protein, whose translation MDSQLLDYLSQYGYIILFIVGFFGIVGIPVPEESLFVYIGLLARDNGIHFIPAWLSIGAGAVTGMLTSYALGRKIGKPLLKRYGKYLGMNESKVQGFILHWDMKKSLFIGFFIPGIRQFNPYFSGIAKFPLLLFCLISVIGSFIWVLVYMLVGFIISSYIHIHPVYLTIVGAVFFVGFMIQLLVKWIKAKRKDTHSQL comes from the coding sequence ATGGATTCACAACTTCTTGATTATTTATCGCAATACGGTTATATCATTTTATTTATTGTAGGATTTTTCGGCATTGTTGGCATACCAGTGCCAGAGGAGAGCCTCTTTGTGTATATTGGCTTATTAGCGAGGGACAACGGGATTCATTTCATTCCCGCCTGGCTGTCAATTGGCGCCGGCGCTGTGACAGGCATGCTGACAAGCTACGCACTGGGCCGGAAAATAGGCAAGCCTCTGCTGAAGCGCTATGGAAAGTATTTAGGGATGAACGAAAGCAAAGTGCAGGGGTTTATTCTGCACTGGGATATGAAAAAGTCTCTATTCATCGGATTCTTTATACCCGGAATCCGGCAGTTTAACCCTTATTTTTCAGGGATCGCCAAGTTTCCTTTACTCTTGTTTTGTCTAATTTCCGTTATAGGATCTTTTATATGGGTATTAGTATATATGTTAGTCGGTTTTATCATCAGTTCTTACATTCATATTCATCCTGTTTACCTAACAATCGTCGGAGCGGTGTTTTTTGTGGGATTCATGATCCAATTACTCGTCAAATGGATCAAAGCGAAAAGAAAAGACACTCACTCTCAACTCTAA
- a CDS encoding polysaccharide deacetylase family protein, whose translation MIVLGIILFVLFSYTVGPTVLIRRYGLGIHKQGKGENKVALTFDDGPDPVYTPLLLELLDKYHAKATFFVVGEKARAYPDIIKEIDERGHTIGLHNDVHISNWLLPPFLFKKQLKRAQQTIYEITGVCPVFYRPPWGHFNLFSLQAAKPLQTVIWTSIPGDWKEKVGSKELAKRLKDACRSGAIITLHDSGTTLGADLHAPANTIAALELFLSEQTATEIQFVTVPDILQQTDQSED comes from the coding sequence ATGATTGTATTAGGCATTATTCTCTTCGTTCTTTTCAGCTACACGGTTGGACCTACCGTACTCATCCGCCGGTACGGATTAGGGATTCATAAACAGGGAAAAGGAGAAAACAAAGTGGCACTGACTTTTGACGATGGGCCTGACCCTGTATATACTCCGTTATTACTAGAATTGCTAGATAAATATCATGCAAAAGCTACGTTCTTCGTGGTTGGAGAGAAGGCGCGGGCTTACCCTGATATTATAAAAGAGATAGATGAGAGGGGACATACCATTGGACTTCATAATGACGTCCACATATCCAACTGGCTGCTGCCGCCCTTCTTATTTAAAAAGCAGCTGAAAAGAGCGCAGCAAACGATTTATGAAATAACAGGCGTATGTCCTGTCTTCTATCGACCGCCTTGGGGACATTTCAATTTATTTTCCTTGCAAGCGGCTAAGCCGCTGCAAACGGTCATCTGGACATCAATTCCGGGAGACTGGAAAGAAAAAGTGGGTTCTAAAGAGCTGGCTAAGCGGCTGAAAGATGCTTGCCGAAGCGGAGCCATTATTACCCTTCATGACAGCGGAACGACGCTAGGAGCTGATCTCCATGCACCCGCTAATACGATTGCTGCATTGGAGCTTTTTCTGTCTGAACAGACAGCAACAGAGATTCAGTTCGTCACCGTGCCCGATATCCTTCAACAGACAGATCAAAGCGAGGATTAA
- the mgtE gene encoding magnesium transporter yields MMHNLNEDQMTLLIIKALKEGKKLELQKLLDELHPYDMAAIYTNLPEKHQTRYLLQLSIPVLTDMIQELDNEDQLAVLKKVGKERSRKVLDDMDNDDLASLLDDMSPEKIKTFLAGMKKEESTIVENMMTYPPETAGRLMTNRFVWIRDSYTVREAVDKLKSFAEYAETINYLYVIDEHNKLVGVVSYRDLLIADLHDKVQDIMYTRVISVSVYTDQEEVARLIERYDFLAIPVVDEEGVLMGIATFDDIIDVVIQEANEDIEKLSATGKSIDFDTKAAVAAFRRLPWLILLLFIGLVSGSIISGYEETLQKVVALTFFMPMIAGMTGNTGTQSLAVVVRGLASRDIDMKTVISLIAREFGVGLIIGTICSLLIFLIAFFWQGSAVLGIVVGASLLMTLIIGTLAGTVIPLILYKLKIDPAVASGPLITTINDILSLIIYFTIASWFMQQLM; encoded by the coding sequence ATGATGCACAATTTGAATGAAGATCAAATGACATTGCTGATCATTAAAGCTTTAAAGGAAGGAAAAAAACTAGAACTTCAAAAGCTGCTGGATGAGCTCCACCCTTATGATATGGCGGCCATTTATACAAACTTGCCTGAAAAGCACCAAACCCGATATTTACTGCAGCTCAGCATCCCCGTCCTAACGGATATGATTCAAGAGCTTGACAACGAGGATCAGCTGGCTGTCTTAAAGAAAGTCGGGAAAGAGCGCTCCCGTAAAGTGCTGGATGATATGGACAATGATGATCTGGCTTCCCTGCTGGATGATATGTCCCCAGAGAAAATCAAAACGTTTCTTGCCGGTATGAAAAAAGAAGAATCAACCATTGTGGAAAACATGATGACGTATCCTCCTGAAACAGCCGGACGCCTGATGACGAATCGCTTTGTCTGGATTCGGGATTCATATACTGTGCGCGAGGCGGTTGATAAGCTGAAATCATTTGCCGAATATGCAGAAACGATTAATTACCTATATGTTATAGATGAACATAACAAACTCGTGGGAGTCGTTTCATACCGTGATTTATTGATCGCCGATTTGCATGATAAAGTTCAGGATATTATGTATACCCGCGTGATATCTGTGTCGGTTTACACAGACCAGGAAGAAGTAGCTCGACTAATCGAACGATATGATTTCCTTGCGATTCCAGTTGTCGATGAAGAAGGAGTCTTAATGGGGATTGCCACGTTTGATGATATCATTGATGTGGTCATACAAGAAGCCAATGAAGACATCGAGAAGCTATCCGCTACAGGTAAATCGATTGACTTTGATACAAAAGCCGCTGTTGCCGCTTTCCGCCGCCTTCCTTGGCTGATTTTGCTATTGTTTATCGGCCTTGTTTCAGGCAGCATTATTTCCGGCTATGAAGAGACACTTCAAAAAGTAGTGGCCTTAACATTCTTTATGCCAATGATTGCCGGAATGACCGGAAACACCGGCACCCAATCTCTTGCTGTCGTCGTGCGCGGCTTGGCGTCACGGGATATTGACATGAAAACGGTCATAAGCCTTATAGCACGTGAATTCGGCGTCGGATTAATCATCGGGACGATCTGCAGTCTGCTGATATTCCTTATCGCCTTTTTCTGGCAAGGCAGTGCCGTTCTAGGCATTGTCGTCGGTGCATCTCTATTGATGACCTTGATTATCGGCACACTGGCCGGAACGGTAATTCCTCTCATTTTGTACAAGTTAAAAATTGACCCCGCTGTGGCTTCAGGCCCGCTGATTACGACGATTAATGATATTCTGTCATTAATTATTTACTTCACGATCGCTTCTTGGTTTATGCAGCAGCTAATGTAG
- a CDS encoding dicarboxylate/amino acid:cation symporter, whose amino-acid sequence MKRFGLLPRIILAIALGIIAGTFAPDGLIKVFVTFNSLFGNFLNFIIPLIIIGFIAPGIGAIGNGAGKLLGMTTLIAYISTISAGLLAFFTAQTIYPSILANQASKAFDDPSKALLKGYFTVEMPPIMSVMTALLLAFSLGLGIAAIKGSVLKDVMNEFRDIIELIISKLIIPLLPVHIFGIFANMTQGGQVSAIMSVFAKVFVMIIILHITYLFIQYSVAGSMRKQNPLKMVRKMAPAYFTALGTQSSASSIPVTLERSKKIGVKDRIADFSVPLLATIHLSGSTITLVSCAMAVMLLQDQAYTFSSMLPFILMLGITMVAAPGVPGGAVMAATGLLGSMLHFDSTMISLMIALYLAQDSFGTACNVTGDGAITAIVDKLNK is encoded by the coding sequence ATGAAACGCTTTGGATTACTGCCCAGAATTATTTTGGCGATTGCTTTAGGTATTATCGCGGGCACCTTTGCTCCCGATGGTCTGATAAAAGTATTCGTTACTTTCAATAGTCTGTTTGGGAATTTTCTCAATTTTATCATTCCGTTAATTATTATCGGTTTTATCGCTCCAGGAATCGGGGCCATCGGCAATGGTGCCGGGAAGCTATTGGGCATGACCACTTTAATCGCCTATATTTCAACGATCAGCGCCGGATTATTGGCCTTTTTCACAGCTCAGACAATCTATCCATCCATCTTAGCGAACCAGGCATCAAAGGCATTCGATGATCCTTCAAAAGCCCTGCTGAAAGGTTATTTCACTGTAGAAATGCCGCCAATAATGAGCGTGATGACGGCTCTTTTACTAGCCTTTTCACTCGGGCTTGGGATCGCTGCCATTAAAGGCAGCGTCTTAAAAGATGTGATGAATGAATTCCGCGACATCATCGAGCTGATCATTTCTAAATTGATTATCCCGCTTTTGCCTGTTCATATTTTCGGTATTTTCGCCAATATGACTCAAGGCGGCCAGGTAAGTGCCATTATGAGCGTCTTTGCTAAAGTATTTGTTATGATAATTATTCTTCATATCACCTACTTATTCATCCAGTATTCTGTTGCCGGCTCTATGAGAAAGCAAAATCCGCTGAAAATGGTAAGAAAAATGGCTCCGGCCTACTTTACCGCTCTCGGTACTCAATCGTCTGCTTCCTCTATCCCGGTGACCCTTGAACGCTCGAAAAAAATAGGGGTCAAAGACCGGATTGCCGACTTTTCTGTACCGTTGCTGGCAACCATTCATTTATCTGGAAGCACGATTACATTAGTCAGCTGTGCAATGGCTGTCATGCTTCTTCAGGATCAGGCTTATACGTTCAGCAGCATGCTTCCGTTCATCCTGATGCTGGGAATCACGATGGTCGCAGCTCCCGGCGTTCCAGGCGGCGCCGTCATGGCGGCTACTGGTCTGCTCGGTTCCATGCTGCACTTCGACTCTACGATGATCTCCCTTATGATCGCACTGTACCTCGCCCAAGACAGCTTTGGAACAGCATGCAACGTGACAGGAGATGGAGCAATTACCGCCATCGTTGACAAATTAAATAAATAG
- a CDS encoding D-alanine--D-alanine ligase has protein sequence MKTKLCLLYGGKSAEHQVSLYTAKAVIGALNLNKYDIYPIYITIDGNWIEGEKLTSPVEDIESLQFSSGEQTAVGKGLVSGKYDVIFPLLHGTNGEDGTVQGLLEVMNLPYVGNGVLASSAGMDKVIMKNIFAQAQLPQVNYVWFIRKTWQEDKEAAYEQVERELGYPCFVKPANLGSSVGISKCTNRSELDEAFNEAFQYDRKVIIEEGVVAREIEVGVLGNDEPECSVVGEIVPKKDFYDYHAKYEDGHTALIIPAEIPADIQRQIQQTAIKAFQSLDCSGLVRADFFLTENGELFINEINTMPGFTPFSMFPLLWKHAGVEYPVLIEKLIELAMERHQEKQQIKYTF, from the coding sequence ATGAAAACGAAACTGTGCTTACTATATGGCGGCAAATCTGCCGAGCATCAAGTGTCTTTATATACAGCAAAAGCAGTAATTGGTGCTCTTAATTTAAATAAATATGATATCTACCCAATCTATATAACGATTGACGGGAACTGGATAGAAGGAGAGAAATTGACTTCTCCGGTCGAGGATATTGAAAGCCTGCAGTTTTCCAGCGGAGAGCAGACAGCTGTTGGCAAAGGGTTAGTCTCCGGCAAATATGATGTGATCTTTCCGCTCTTGCACGGAACTAATGGTGAGGACGGAACGGTGCAGGGGCTGCTGGAAGTGATGAATCTTCCTTACGTTGGAAATGGCGTGCTGGCTTCATCAGCCGGTATGGATAAAGTCATCATGAAAAATATTTTTGCGCAAGCACAGCTGCCTCAGGTGAACTATGTATGGTTTATCCGCAAAACATGGCAAGAAGATAAAGAAGCGGCTTATGAGCAAGTGGAGCGGGAACTGGGCTATCCGTGCTTTGTCAAGCCGGCTAATTTAGGCTCAAGCGTAGGGATCAGCAAGTGCACGAACCGCTCTGAACTGGATGAGGCTTTCAATGAAGCGTTTCAATACGACCGCAAAGTCATTATTGAAGAGGGGGTTGTCGCTCGGGAAATTGAAGTAGGCGTGCTGGGGAATGATGAGCCTGAATGTTCGGTAGTCGGTGAAATTGTACCGAAGAAAGACTTCTATGATTATCACGCCAAATATGAAGATGGCCATACAGCGCTGATTATTCCGGCGGAAATCCCTGCGGATATTCAGCGCCAAATTCAACAGACAGCCATCAAAGCCTTTCAATCTTTGGACTGTTCCGGGCTGGTAAGAGCAGACTTTTTCTTAACAGAGAACGGCGAATTATTCATTAATGAAATTAATACGATGCCGGGCTTTACACCGTTTAGTATGTTCCCCCTTCTCTGGAAGCATGCGGGCGTGGAGTATCCGGTGCTAATTGAAAAGCTGATTGAGCTTGCGATGGAAAGACATCAAGAAAAACAGCAAATTAAATATACTTTTTAA
- a CDS encoding UDP-N-acetylmuramoyl-tripeptide--D-alanyl-D-alanine ligase, translating into MIRKTIEQLSNIIKVENDLTPFKDRVIEGVTIDSRKAVNGQLFVPFKGENTDGHFYVRQAIEQGAGAALWQKDVPNPPQDVPVLIVEDTLAALQQLAKAYREELSIKVVGITGSNGKTTTKDMLASLLSLKYKVQKTEGNYNNHLGLPLTILSLSTDTEVAVLEMGMSGKGEIDFLTKLASPDVAVITNIGEAHLQDLGSREAIADAKLEIVNGLSENGRLIYHGDEELLIERIEEMDEIQTKTFGTAESNDIYALEVETLPNGSRFTVNMAPHIKYFLPVLGRHNVMNAMAAMLAAHEMGVSFHEMQEGLQTVELTKMRMEWVEGIKGTKLINDTYNASPTSMKAAIKLAEQMPGFERKILVLGDMLELGMDEELFHYQVGQTVDGACIDYLFTFGRLGQFIAGGAKSSLGEERVFSFTDKKELTEKLSSVLTGGELIVVKASRGIKLEEVVNALASK; encoded by the coding sequence ATGATTCGTAAGACCATTGAACAACTGTCGAATATAATAAAGGTGGAAAATGATCTGACCCCGTTTAAGGATCGAGTAATAGAGGGTGTTACGATTGATTCGCGCAAGGCGGTGAATGGCCAGTTGTTTGTTCCCTTTAAAGGGGAGAATACGGATGGGCATTTCTATGTGAGACAAGCAATTGAACAGGGAGCAGGAGCTGCTCTGTGGCAAAAGGATGTGCCGAATCCTCCGCAAGATGTGCCTGTGCTGATTGTCGAAGACACGCTTGCCGCCCTTCAGCAGCTGGCAAAAGCCTACCGTGAGGAACTTTCCATCAAAGTCGTGGGCATTACGGGAAGCAACGGCAAGACAACAACGAAGGATATGCTTGCAAGTCTTTTGTCACTTAAATATAAGGTGCAAAAGACGGAAGGAAATTATAATAATCACCTCGGCCTTCCTTTAACGATATTGTCACTAAGCACAGATACAGAAGTAGCGGTCTTGGAGATGGGCATGAGCGGAAAGGGAGAAATTGATTTTCTGACAAAGCTCGCTTCTCCGGATGTGGCGGTGATCACTAATATTGGGGAAGCTCATTTGCAAGATCTTGGATCACGTGAAGCAATTGCCGATGCTAAGCTGGAAATCGTAAATGGTCTGTCTGAAAATGGACGGCTGATTTATCATGGTGATGAGGAACTGCTGATTGAACGCATAGAGGAAATGGATGAGATCCAGACAAAGACATTCGGGACCGCAGAAAGCAATGATATATATGCTCTCGAAGTTGAAACCTTGCCAAATGGAAGCCGCTTTACCGTGAATATGGCTCCGCATATCAAATATTTTCTGCCTGTGCTCGGCCGTCACAATGTGATGAATGCAATGGCCGCTATGCTGGCTGCTCATGAAATGGGCGTCAGCTTCCATGAAATGCAGGAGGGGCTTCAAACAGTCGAGTTAACAAAAATGCGGATGGAATGGGTGGAGGGCATTAAAGGCACGAAACTCATTAACGACACTTATAATGCCAGTCCCACATCCATGAAAGCAGCGATTAAACTTGCAGAACAAATGCCGGGCTTTGAACGAAAGATTCTAGTACTTGGCGATATGCTGGAACTTGGAATGGATGAAGAATTATTTCATTATCAGGTCGGCCAAACAGTGGATGGAGCATGCATTGATTACCTGTTCACGTTTGGACGCCTCGGCCAATTCATTGCAGGCGGTGCCAAAAGCTCACTTGGAGAAGAGCGGGTGTTTTCATTTACGGACAAAAAAGAGCTCACTGAAAAGTTATCTTCCGTCCTTACAGGCGGGGAGCTCATTGTCGTTAAGGCCTCAAGAGGCATCAAGCTTGAGGAAGTTGTGAATGCCTTGGCCAGCAAATAA
- a CDS encoding alpha/beta hydrolase, with translation MIGCLCIHGFTGAPYEVEPLAAYLREKTDWKIVVPTLPGHGSSPALKGITYQHWLEHAVAEMKKLLAECEHVYLIGFSMGGLISIYLANKYPAEKLILLSAAAKYINVGQMILDIGDMLKDAKSGRLQDNHLFVRYKDKLFKTPLSATWQFRKMVVCTRPLLNNITIPTFIAQGMADGVVPPKSAEFIYNQIGSKQKEIYYSPTAKHHICHTGEREILFEKIFTFLSRSSRVS, from the coding sequence ATGATTGGTTGCTTGTGCATTCATGGTTTTACAGGTGCTCCGTACGAGGTGGAACCGTTAGCTGCTTACCTTCGAGAGAAAACAGATTGGAAAATTGTTGTGCCGACCCTTCCTGGTCATGGAAGCTCCCCGGCCCTAAAAGGAATCACATACCAGCACTGGCTGGAGCATGCAGTGGCAGAAATGAAAAAGCTGCTTGCGGAATGTGAGCATGTGTATTTGATTGGCTTTTCTATGGGAGGACTGATTTCCATTTATTTAGCCAATAAATATCCTGCAGAAAAACTTATTTTGCTCAGCGCTGCGGCAAAATATATTAATGTCGGCCAAATGATCCTGGATATTGGCGATATGCTTAAAGATGCAAAAAGCGGCCGGCTGCAAGATAATCATCTGTTTGTCCGCTATAAAGATAAGCTATTTAAAACACCGTTGTCAGCTACATGGCAATTCCGAAAAATGGTTGTCTGCACAAGACCGCTGCTAAACAATATTACGATTCCGACTTTTATTGCTCAGGGGATGGCTGATGGAGTTGTTCCTCCGAAAAGCGCCGAATTTATTTACAATCAAATTGGTTCCAAACAAAAAGAAATTTATTATTCACCAACAGCGAAGCATCACATTTGCCATACTGGAGAAAGAGAAATTTTATTCGAAAAGATCTTTACATTTCTCTCTAGAAGTAGTAGAGTGAGTTAA